The Bombus vancouverensis nearcticus chromosome 2, iyBomVanc1_principal, whole genome shotgun sequence genome window below encodes:
- the LOC117166693 gene encoding uncharacterized protein LOC117166693 encodes MIITRKVARWALLLKREALGRTYGAQKRFEQAPRGATAMLPHSGRVVDDNIDTDTDTDTDTVATDLHRTSSCVALALPLPFPYYEYYYYPRAVIAASLLNSDRRTLTDKHEDNYLLSLLARIDEPPVPKCFDLLLVASTKIQSKELNEQQDEQEEYGEQETENVASSTNDEEVRVLANVNSNRLNRRNGRARFSA; translated from the coding sequence ATGATAATAACGAGAAAGGTGGCACGGTGGGCGCTCCTCCTGAAGCGAGAGGCGCTCGGCCGAACCTACGGTGCACAAAAGCGGTTCGAGCAAGCACCCCGCGGTGCCACGGCGATGCTGCCTCATTCCGGCCGGGTGGTAGATGACAACatcgacaccgacaccgacaccgacaccgacaccgtggCCACCGACCTGCACAGGACCAGCAGCTGCGTCGCGTTGGCGCTGCCGTTGCCGTTCCCGTACTACGAATACTACTACTATCCTCGTGCTGTGATCGCCGCCTCCTTGTTAAACTCAGATCGCCGCACGCTCACCGACAAACACGAGGACAACTACTTGCTATCGTTACTCGCAAGAATCGACGAACCGCCAGTACCAAAGTGCTTCGACTTATTGTTAGTAGCATCGACCAAAATCCAGTCAAAGGAGTTGAACGAGCAACAGGACGAACAGGAGGAATACGGTGAACAGGAAACGGAAAACGTGGCCAGTTCGACAAACGACGAGGAAGTAAGAGTGCTCGCGAACGTGAACAGTAACCGCCTTAATCGCCGGAACGGGCGAGCACGATTTTCCGCGTGA